A DNA window from Desertibacillus haloalkaliphilus contains the following coding sequences:
- a CDS encoding sugar kinase has product MKDVITIGEAMVTFNPVTKGPLKYVPSFDRKVGGAELNFALGCSRLGLDAGWVSRLGNDEFGRYILNFVRGEGVDVSEVKLVDEYPTSLNFKEIMEDGSGRTFYYRKQSPTSTMTVESLNEEYFKQAKLLHITGVFPAVDPKNNLPIIKQMVLLAKKHGLLVSFDPNIRLKLWSKDEAREALVELLPDVDVFLTGADEADILLGVNEPTAIIEKCKEFGISHIAIKQGEKGSVGYHNGQTIEAPPVPPKKVVDTVGAGDGFDAGFVYGVINSWSLEKTLHFANTIGSMVVSVSGDNEGLPYIDDVRVQLGEKEFIER; this is encoded by the coding sequence ATGAAAGATGTCATTACGATTGGTGAAGCAATGGTTACGTTTAACCCTGTGACGAAAGGGCCTTTAAAATATGTTCCATCATTCGATCGAAAGGTTGGCGGAGCTGAGTTGAACTTTGCTCTAGGATGTTCTCGTTTAGGGTTAGATGCAGGCTGGGTGAGTCGGTTAGGCAATGATGAATTTGGAAGGTATATTTTAAATTTTGTACGGGGTGAAGGCGTCGACGTCTCAGAAGTAAAGCTTGTCGATGAGTACCCAACGTCATTGAATTTCAAAGAAATTATGGAGGATGGAAGTGGTCGAACGTTTTACTATCGAAAGCAATCTCCAACGTCAACGATGACTGTAGAATCCTTGAATGAAGAGTATTTTAAGCAAGCGAAGCTATTACATATTACCGGAGTCTTCCCAGCTGTAGATCCTAAAAATAACTTACCGATTATTAAACAGATGGTTTTATTAGCAAAAAAACATGGCTTATTAGTCTCATTTGATCCAAATATTCGCTTGAAGCTATGGAGTAAGGATGAGGCGAGAGAAGCGCTTGTTGAGCTCTTACCGGATGTAGATGTTTTCCTCACTGGAGCAGATGAAGCTGATATTTTACTAGGTGTAAATGAACCGACAGCAATCATTGAAAAATGTAAGGAATTTGGAATTTCTCACATTGCGATCAAGCAAGGGGAAAAAGGATCCGTGGGTTACCATAATGGCCAAACGATTGAAGCGCCTCCGGTTCCTCCTAAAAAAGTAGTCGATACGGTTGGTGCTGGAGATGGGTTTGATGCTGGTTTTGTGTATGGGGTGATCAATAGCTGGTCACTAGAGAAGACGTTGCATTTTGCCAATACGATCGGTTCGATGGTCGTGAGTGTTTCAGGAGATAATGAAGGTTTACCATATATCGATGATGTAAGGGTTCAACTTGGTGAAAAAGAATTTATAGAAAGATAG
- a CDS encoding LacI family DNA-binding transcriptional regulator has translation MKTKAVTIADVAKHSQVSKSTVSQYLNQRYEYMGEETKARIEEAIQQLGYRPNIVARSLKQKSTTTIGVIVANILHVFSTQVIRAIEDICHEYDFHTIVCNADDDPKKEKKYIEMLHAKQVDGIIVFPTGGNIETLQQMQKDNYPIVFVDRLIPDLTIPSVVLDNEKASTLAVQHFIERGYQKISIMTTSIIHNLTPRRERIRGYKQALQENGINVNENYIKSLELDQFDVGIEEMLSLQDPPEAILAGNDLALIEILKFIKKNNVSIPENIALIGIDDVSFASFYNPRLTTISQPTFEMGKKAAELLLNKIQGKENEDDNHIYRFEPTLIERDSC, from the coding sequence ATGAAAACGAAAGCGGTTACAATTGCGGATGTCGCAAAGCATTCTCAAGTTTCAAAAAGTACAGTTTCTCAATACTTAAATCAAAGATATGAGTACATGGGTGAAGAAACTAAAGCACGTATTGAAGAGGCCATTCAACAATTGGGCTATCGTCCGAATATTGTTGCTCGGAGTTTAAAACAAAAATCGACGACAACGATTGGTGTCATTGTTGCAAACATCTTGCATGTCTTTTCAACTCAGGTGATTCGTGCGATTGAAGATATTTGTCATGAATATGATTTTCATACGATTGTATGTAACGCCGATGATGATCCGAAGAAAGAGAAGAAGTATATTGAGATGCTTCACGCAAAACAAGTAGATGGGATTATTGTTTTTCCAACTGGAGGGAACATCGAGACTCTGCAACAAATGCAAAAAGATAACTATCCAATTGTTTTTGTGGACCGATTAATACCAGACTTAACGATTCCTTCGGTTGTATTGGATAATGAAAAAGCTTCAACGTTAGCTGTTCAGCATTTTATTGAACGTGGGTATCAAAAGATTAGTATTATGACGACATCAATTATTCATAACTTAACCCCAAGAAGAGAACGAATACGAGGATACAAACAGGCGCTACAAGAAAATGGGATTAATGTTAATGAGAACTATATAAAAAGTTTGGAACTCGATCAATTTGATGTTGGGATAGAGGAAATGCTCTCATTACAAGACCCACCTGAAGCGATTTTAGCTGGAAATGATTTGGCATTAATTGAGATTTTAAAATTTATTAAGAAAAACAATGTAAGCATTCCAGAGAATATTGCGTTAATAGGGATTGATGATGTATCATTTGCGAGTTTTTATAATCCTAGATTAACTACAATCTCTCAACCTACTTTTGAAATGGGGAAAAAGGCGGCGGAGTTGCTTCTAAATAAAATTCAAGGTAAAGAAAATGAAGATGACAATCATATTTACCGTTTTGAACCAACACTGATAGAACGAGATTCTTGCTGA
- the hxlA gene encoding 3-hexulose-6-phosphate synthase codes for MKLQLALDRLTRGECFRILEETKEAIDWIEVGTGVIKEYGMTIVREIRELYPNHTIVADMKTCDAGKHEAKQAFEAGADIVTVMAFSANQTITDTLAVAQRYQKSIMIDLLGVTEQKRLIELEQLGVKLVSLHFGKDMQQEGELSTDLFSLVKADASFEVSVAGGINEHSLPSMVNQKPDIIIVGSAITGAEHPQEAALKLKGMMKE; via the coding sequence ATGAAACTTCAATTAGCGCTCGACCGGTTAACGAGGGGCGAATGCTTTCGAATACTAGAGGAAACGAAAGAAGCGATTGATTGGATTGAAGTTGGGACAGGTGTTATTAAAGAATATGGGATGACCATTGTTCGTGAAATTAGAGAGTTGTATCCGAATCATACGATTGTTGCTGATATGAAGACATGTGATGCAGGCAAACATGAAGCAAAGCAAGCGTTTGAAGCAGGAGCTGATATTGTGACGGTGATGGCCTTCTCGGCGAATCAAACGATTACTGATACTTTAGCTGTGGCCCAACGATATCAGAAGAGCATTATGATCGATTTGCTCGGTGTGACCGAACAGAAACGGTTAATTGAGTTAGAGCAATTAGGAGTAAAGCTTGTGAGTCTCCATTTCGGTAAAGATATGCAACAAGAAGGAGAGTTATCCACTGATTTATTTTCATTAGTGAAAGCGGATGCATCATTTGAAGTGTCTGTGGCTGGAGGGATCAATGAACACTCCTTACCGTCAATGGTTAATCAAAAACCAGACATTATCATTGTTGGAAGCGCAATTACGGGTGCCGAACATCCACAAGAAGCTGCTTTGAAGTTGAAAGGGATGATGAAGGAATGA
- a CDS encoding TRAP transporter small permease, translated as MKKIVSFLEKIQLTVGVTMLCIFFLAVIVQVVTRYMGISVIWTGEVANFSFIWAIFMGAAVMVNRKEHFKFDFLYRKLKGKVRSILSLFNNCVLFLFSLAIFHFGNIAVDNFWNYNWVSLPSMKMGYVWIAIPIMGLTMMIYLVSHIIDDIKHFNREEVNE; from the coding sequence ATGAAAAAGATTGTATCATTTCTTGAGAAAATCCAACTTACAGTAGGCGTCACGATGTTATGTATCTTTTTTTTAGCAGTTATCGTTCAAGTTGTGACAAGATACATGGGGATCTCGGTCATTTGGACAGGGGAAGTTGCTAACTTTTCATTTATATGGGCTATTTTCATGGGAGCTGCTGTGATGGTAAACAGGAAAGAACATTTTAAATTTGATTTTCTCTATAGGAAGCTAAAGGGGAAAGTGAGATCAATATTAAGTCTTTTTAATAATTGTGTTCTATTTCTATTCAGCTTAGCGATTTTTCACTTTGGTAATATAGCTGTTGATAATTTTTGGAACTATAACTGGGTATCATTACCTTCCATGAAAATGGGCTATGTATGGATTGCGATCCCAATTATGGGGTTAACGATGATGATTTATTTGGTTTCACACATCATCGATGATATTAAGCATTTTAATAGAGAGGAGGTAAACGAATGA
- a CDS encoding TRAP transporter substrate-binding protein, with translation MKKQFKALFFVLILSALVLAACGGEQTSEQTNGDDSSSDQGSTEQEESIKIVAAHNQTDPENPYQDGLLEFKEVAESLSDGAIEVEVHAGTIGTSESQLVESLQLGGADVVLVSPGFMSSTGIREIDLFALPYLFESYDHWEAVVDGEVGEEISNTILDKSNNQFKLIGYWTAGVRHYYGKEPIHSIEDLEGMTIRTQTSGVVADFWKQLGAVPTDVAWGELYQALQQNVVDSAENAYPYFVQQNHHQTDNGKYTSETGHDYTTRFLLINNQKFESYTEEQQNIILEAAEASVEAERQALYEQEEEYRQILLDDGAEVNELDRTPFIEVAKPLQDEVAEEIGVGHLLEMIRELE, from the coding sequence TTGAAAAAGCAATTTAAGGCATTGTTTTTTGTACTCATTTTATCGGCTTTAGTATTAGCGGCATGTGGTGGTGAACAAACATCGGAACAAACGAATGGTGATGACAGTAGTTCAGATCAAGGCAGTACAGAGCAAGAAGAGTCTATTAAAATCGTTGCAGCACATAACCAAACAGATCCTGAAAATCCATACCAAGATGGTTTATTAGAATTTAAAGAAGTCGCTGAGAGTTTATCAGATGGGGCCATTGAAGTTGAAGTCCATGCGGGAACGATCGGTACAAGTGAATCTCAACTTGTAGAGAGTCTTCAATTAGGTGGAGCAGATGTTGTTTTAGTATCACCTGGTTTTATGAGTAGTACTGGAATTAGAGAAATTGATTTATTTGCACTTCCTTACTTATTTGAAAGCTATGATCACTGGGAAGCAGTTGTTGATGGAGAAGTAGGTGAAGAAATCTCTAACACGATTTTAGATAAGTCTAACAACCAATTTAAGTTAATCGGTTATTGGACAGCGGGTGTACGTCATTATTATGGCAAAGAACCAATCCATTCTATTGAGGATTTAGAGGGTATGACGATTCGTACGCAAACATCAGGTGTCGTTGCTGACTTCTGGAAGCAATTAGGTGCCGTGCCAACTGATGTAGCGTGGGGAGAATTGTATCAAGCCCTTCAGCAAAATGTAGTTGATAGTGCAGAGAATGCTTATCCATACTTTGTTCAGCAAAATCACCACCAAACAGACAATGGAAAGTATACATCAGAAACAGGACATGATTATACAACAAGATTTTTATTAATCAACAATCAGAAATTTGAATCGTACACAGAAGAGCAACAAAATATCATTTTAGAAGCAGCTGAAGCTTCTGTCGAGGCTGAAAGACAAGCGTTATATGAGCAGGAAGAGGAATACAGACAAATCTTATTAGATGATGGTGCAGAAGTAAATGAACTTGATCGTACACCATTTATTGAGGTCGCAAAACCATTGCAAGATGAAGTAGCAGAAGAAATCGGTGTAGGTCATCTATTAGAAATGATTAGAGAGTTAGAATAG
- the hxlB gene encoding 6-phospho-3-hexuloisomerase, with translation MKNIIETVVHEISTVLSNVDEGESLALADEIRNAKRIFISGEGRSGLMGKAIAMRLMHGGFHVYVTGETITPSIEKGDLLILISGSGSTSSSLQLGNAAKKAEAKVFLVTTNRDSKIAEISDGIVVVPAATKHRRPEEPGTIQPLGNQFDQSVHLLLDAIIISLTRSKDQQSTYEEMTNRHANLE, from the coding sequence ATGAAAAACATTATTGAAACAGTTGTACATGAAATCTCAACGGTTTTATCTAATGTCGACGAAGGAGAGTCACTTGCGCTTGCTGATGAAATTCGCAATGCGAAACGGATATTTATAAGTGGTGAGGGGCGCTCAGGTCTCATGGGCAAAGCGATTGCGATGCGTCTCATGCACGGTGGATTTCATGTGTACGTAACGGGTGAGACGATCACACCTAGCATTGAAAAAGGAGATTTACTCATTTTAATTTCTGGTTCAGGATCGACAAGCTCTAGTTTGCAACTTGGAAATGCGGCCAAAAAAGCAGAGGCAAAGGTGTTCCTCGTAACGACAAATCGAGATTCGAAGATTGCTGAAATCAGTGATGGCATCGTAGTTGTTCCAGCAGCAACGAAACATCGTCGACCAGAGGAGCCAGGAACAATTCAACCGTTAGGCAACCAATTTGATCAATCGGTTCATCTTCTCCTTGATGCCATTATTATTTCACTCACACGGTCAAAGGACCAACAATCAACCTATGAAGAGATGACGAACCGTCATGCTAACTTAGAATAA